In a single window of the Arenicella chitinivorans genome:
- a CDS encoding TerC family protein, with the protein MAELFTLGNLVDLLLLIMLQAVLGFDNLLYISLESKRAPLENQRAVRFWGIAIAVALRIVLLFLLLNVIEAFQNQLFAITWDGVITANFNLHAIIVLFGGVFILYTAMKEILHMMTLEEMDNQSRDGKSVWFVVFWIVSMNVVFSFDSILSAMAITKVFPIMATAILIGGLLMIVLADTVSEFLTKNRMYEVLGLFILFLVGVMLLSEGGHLAHMKLFGNEITQMSKTTFYFVLFVLVVSDIVQSRYQKKLNLAKASALAGKN; encoded by the coding sequence ATGGCCGAACTTTTTACACTGGGGAACTTAGTCGACCTGCTTTTACTTATCATGCTACAAGCCGTGCTTGGGTTTGACAATTTGCTCTATATTTCGCTCGAAAGTAAACGTGCACCACTTGAAAATCAACGTGCCGTTCGATTCTGGGGTATCGCCATCGCGGTCGCCCTACGCATCGTGCTGCTCTTTTTATTGCTCAACGTGATCGAAGCGTTTCAGAACCAGTTATTTGCCATCACGTGGGACGGTGTCATTACTGCGAACTTCAACTTACACGCCATAATCGTACTGTTTGGTGGTGTATTCATCCTTTACACCGCTATGAAGGAAATTCTGCACATGATGACTCTGGAAGAAATGGATAATCAGTCACGCGACGGCAAGTCTGTTTGGTTCGTGGTTTTCTGGATCGTGTCCATGAACGTGGTGTTCTCATTTGATTCCATCTTGAGCGCCATGGCAATCACCAAAGTCTTCCCAATTATGGCAACCGCGATATTGATTGGCGGCTTGCTGATGATTGTGTTGGCCGATACCGTATCCGAGTTCCTGACCAAGAACCGAATGTACGAGGTACTTGGCTTGTTTATTCTGTTCCTGGTCGGCGTCATGCTGCTGTCGGAAGGCGGGCATCTGGCGCATATGAAGTTATTTGGTAACGAAATTACACAGATGTCTAAGACCACGTTTTACTTCGTATTGTTTGTGCTTGTGGTGAGCGACATCGTGCAAAGTCGGTATCAAAAGAAGTTAAATCTGGCTAAGGCGAGTGCTTTGGCTGGCAAAAATTAA
- the pyrC gene encoding dihydroorotase has protein sequence MNQLTLTRPDDWHLHFRDDQFLLETVPATARCFGRAIVMPNLVPPVVNAEQALAYKQRIHQATPTDSNFEPLMTLYLTNRTSGNDIIEAKQAGIPAAKLYPAGATTNSDAAVKGIEALYPVFEVMSEQGMLLLIHGEVTDAHIDIFDREKEFIDTHLAQIHQRFPALKIVFEHITTADAADFVLDSATTMAATITPQHLLYNRNDLLVGGIRPHNYCLPVLKRNTHQQRLRDVVASGSNKFFLGTDSAPHTQHAKETACGCAGCYSAWSAIELYAQIFDDLGALDKLEGFAAHHGADYYGLARNNDTITLVNEPWTVPEIIDLPQGGHIVPFYAGQELQWKLA, from the coding sequence ATGAATCAACTTACCCTGACCCGACCTGATGATTGGCACTTACATTTTCGGGACGACCAATTCCTGCTGGAAACCGTACCCGCGACGGCCCGCTGTTTCGGCCGTGCCATCGTAATGCCTAACTTGGTACCGCCGGTGGTGAATGCCGAACAAGCACTGGCCTACAAGCAGCGTATTCACCAAGCTACGCCGACAGACAGCAATTTTGAACCACTGATGACGCTATACCTAACCAATCGAACCAGTGGCAACGACATCATCGAGGCCAAACAAGCCGGGATTCCTGCCGCGAAATTGTATCCAGCCGGTGCGACGACTAATTCGGACGCCGCAGTTAAAGGCATCGAAGCACTGTATCCGGTGTTTGAGGTGATGAGTGAACAAGGCATGCTGCTATTGATTCATGGCGAGGTAACGGATGCGCATATCGATATTTTCGACCGGGAGAAAGAATTCATTGATACGCATCTGGCGCAAATTCACCAGCGCTTCCCTGCACTGAAAATTGTATTCGAGCACATCACAACCGCAGACGCCGCAGATTTCGTGCTCGATTCGGCGACCACAATGGCGGCTACGATCACGCCACAACATTTACTGTACAACCGAAACGATTTACTGGTTGGCGGAATTCGCCCACATAATTACTGCTTGCCCGTATTAAAACGAAACACACATCAGCAGCGCTTGCGCGATGTGGTTGCATCCGGCTCCAACAAGTTCTTTCTAGGTACCGATTCAGCACCACACACACAACACGCCAAAGAAACGGCCTGTGGCTGTGCGGGCTGTTACAGTGCTTGGAGCGCAATTGAACTTTACGCCCAGATTTTCGACGACCTCGGCGCACTCGACAAACTTGAAGGGTTTGCGGCTCATCATGGGGCAGATTACTACGGCCTCGCACGCAACAACGACACAATTACCTTAGTCAATGAACCTTGGACGGTGCCGGAAATTATTGATTTGCCACAAGGCGGACACATCGTGCCTTTTTACGCGGGACAAGAACTACAATGGAAATTGGCCTAA
- the thrS gene encoding threonine--tRNA ligase — MSIQITFPDGAVKQFDGPVTGLTIADGISSGLRRNAVAIEVNGEMWDLTRDIHTDAMVSIITRDSEEGLDVLRHDAAHVMAEAVKELYPETQVTIGPSIENGFYYDFARDEPFTPDDLEAIEARMRDIVKRNETIEREVWDRDEAIAYFKRIGEVYKAEIIADLPADETITVYRQGDFLDLCRGPHLPSTGILRDGFKLTKLAGAYWRGDSNNAQLQRIYGTAWSDKKALKAYLRRMEEAEKRDHRKLGKAMDLFHLQDEAPGSVFWHPKGWAVYQAVQQYMAAKQYAHGYQEIKTPQVVDISLWEKSGHASKFGDDMFTLTNDERMYAIKPMNCPCHVQVFNQGLKSYRDLPLRLAEFGSCHRNEMSGSLHGIMRVRSFVQDDAHIFCTEEQIQSEVKAFIDFLHEVYADFGFDEVIYKLSTRPEQRVGSDEVWDRAEQALEQALNDNGIEWELQPGEGAFYGPKIEFSLKDCIGRVWQCGTMQVDFSMPERLDAEYVAEDGSKKVPVMLHRAILGSIERFLGILIEQHAGALPAWLAPQQVMVATIVTDANDYAVEVANALRNAGLRAEVDLRNEKIGYKVREHSLQKIPAILCIGKREAEEGTVAVRRFGSKAQTVMPLEDFIEQFGTEVEQKQLFDAQADKPQDK; from the coding sequence ATGTCGATACAAATTACTTTCCCGGACGGGGCTGTTAAACAATTCGATGGCCCAGTGACTGGACTAACCATCGCCGATGGCATCAGCAGCGGCTTACGCCGTAATGCAGTGGCAATTGAAGTGAACGGCGAGATGTGGGATTTAACCCGCGACATCCATACCGACGCAATGGTGTCGATTATCACGCGTGACTCAGAAGAGGGTCTGGATGTGCTGCGCCATGATGCTGCGCACGTGATGGCCGAAGCAGTAAAGGAACTGTATCCCGAGACGCAAGTCACGATTGGACCATCAATTGAGAATGGCTTCTATTATGACTTTGCCCGTGACGAGCCCTTTACACCAGATGATCTGGAAGCGATTGAGGCGCGCATGCGCGACATCGTAAAGCGTAATGAAACCATTGAGCGCGAAGTCTGGGATCGTGATGAAGCAATCGCGTATTTCAAGCGCATCGGTGAGGTTTATAAAGCTGAAATTATTGCTGATTTGCCCGCAGACGAGACCATTACGGTGTATCGCCAAGGCGATTTCTTAGACCTTTGCCGTGGTCCACATCTGCCCTCAACCGGCATTCTGCGTGATGGCTTCAAATTGACCAAATTGGCTGGCGCGTACTGGCGGGGTGACTCGAATAATGCGCAACTACAGCGTATTTATGGTACGGCTTGGTCAGACAAAAAAGCACTTAAAGCGTATTTGCGCCGAATGGAAGAAGCGGAAAAACGCGATCATCGTAAATTGGGTAAAGCGATGGACTTATTCCATCTACAGGACGAAGCACCAGGCAGTGTGTTTTGGCACCCGAAAGGTTGGGCGGTGTATCAAGCTGTACAGCAATATATGGCGGCCAAACAGTATGCACATGGATACCAAGAGATCAAAACACCGCAGGTGGTGGATATTTCGCTCTGGGAAAAGTCCGGTCATGCTTCAAAATTCGGCGATGACATGTTTACGTTAACGAATGATGAGCGTATGTACGCCATTAAGCCCATGAACTGCCCGTGCCACGTGCAGGTATTCAATCAGGGCTTGAAAAGCTATCGTGATTTGCCGTTGCGGTTGGCGGAATTCGGTTCTTGCCACCGTAATGAAATGTCGGGTTCGTTGCACGGCATTATGCGCGTACGCAGCTTCGTACAGGACGATGCGCACATTTTTTGTACTGAAGAGCAAATCCAGTCGGAAGTGAAAGCGTTTATCGATTTCTTGCATGAAGTGTATGCGGACTTTGGCTTTGATGAAGTAATTTATAAGTTGTCGACGCGTCCGGAGCAGCGCGTTGGATCGGACGAGGTTTGGGATCGTGCTGAGCAGGCGCTGGAGCAGGCCCTGAACGATAACGGCATCGAATGGGAATTGCAGCCAGGCGAAGGCGCTTTCTACGGGCCCAAAATCGAGTTTTCTTTGAAAGATTGTATTGGCCGAGTATGGCAGTGCGGCACCATGCAGGTCGACTTTTCAATGCCGGAGCGCTTGGATGCTGAATACGTGGCGGAGGATGGTTCCAAAAAAGTCCCCGTTATGTTGCATCGCGCTATTTTAGGGTCGATTGAGCGGTTCCTGGGTATCTTGATTGAACAGCACGCTGGTGCGTTACCGGCTTGGTTAGCGCCACAACAAGTCATGGTCGCCACGATTGTTACCGACGCTAATGACTATGCTGTTGAAGTCGCTAACGCATTACGCAACGCAGGTTTGCGCGCCGAAGTGGATCTGCGCAACGAAAAGATTGGCTACAAAGTACGGGAGCACAGCTTGCAAAAAATTCCAGCAATCCTATGTATAGGAAAGCGGGAAGCCGAGGAAGGCACCGTTGCTGTGCGGCGTTTTGGTAGCAAAGCGCAAACGGTGATGCCACTTGAGGATTTTATTGAACAGTTTGGTACTGAAGTGGAACAAAAACAACTGTTCGATGCGCAGGCTGATAAGCCGCAAGACAAATAA
- a CDS encoding FKBP-type peptidyl-prolyl cis-trans isomerase produces MSLMKRIATSAGVSTLVVSASMAVATSAFAEESKWTTKNKVDLTTEEAKLGYTFGMQIGSNLVGQGIDQKIDVKALTAAIQDAAAGIEPRLSQEEMQQAQIAFQQAMQAEAEKARAELEAKGQENSEKGKAFMAKNAKAKGVKTTESGLQYNIIRAGKGKTPTADDVIKVHYVGKLIDGTEFDSSYERGQPASFAVAAVIPGFSEGLQLVKEGGKIRLVIPEQLAYGLDAPPSIGPNQTLIFEVELLEVTPAPTSKKEG; encoded by the coding sequence ATGAGCTTAATGAAACGAATCGCCACCAGTGCTGGTGTGTCGACCCTGGTTGTCAGCGCCAGCATGGCTGTGGCGACCTCTGCATTCGCAGAAGAAAGTAAATGGACCACAAAAAACAAAGTTGATCTCACCACAGAGGAAGCAAAGCTGGGTTACACCTTCGGCATGCAGATTGGGAGTAACTTGGTCGGGCAGGGGATCGACCAGAAGATTGATGTGAAAGCGTTGACTGCCGCCATCCAAGACGCGGCGGCTGGCATCGAGCCACGCTTATCGCAAGAAGAAATGCAGCAAGCACAAATCGCGTTCCAGCAAGCGATGCAAGCTGAAGCGGAAAAAGCACGTGCTGAGCTCGAAGCGAAAGGCCAAGAGAACAGTGAAAAAGGCAAAGCGTTTATGGCTAAAAATGCCAAAGCCAAAGGCGTTAAAACCACTGAAAGCGGTCTACAGTACAACATTATTCGTGCGGGAAAAGGTAAAACACCAACCGCAGACGACGTCATTAAAGTGCACTATGTTGGCAAACTGATTGATGGTACCGAATTCGACAGCTCGTACGAGCGTGGCCAACCAGCTAGCTTTGCCGTCGCCGCAGTGATCCCTGGATTCTCGGAAGGTTTGCAGTTGGTCAAAGAAGGCGGCAAAATTCGTCTGGTGATTCCTGAGCAATTGGCTTACGGTCTTGATGCGCCACCATCAATCGGCCCAAATCAAACCTTGATTTTCGAAGTAGAGTTGTTGGAAGTAACGCCAGCACCGACCTCTAAGAAAGAAGGTTAA
- a CDS encoding glutathione S-transferase N-terminal domain-containing protein codes for MKPQLALYYSKYCYFCQKVLTFLQHKDMQLELRSTSVPEHAQALMAGGGKTQVPCLRIEHESGEVEWMYESDDIIRYLS; via the coding sequence ATGAAGCCACAACTCGCGCTGTACTACAGTAAGTACTGTTATTTTTGTCAGAAAGTCCTGACGTTTTTGCAGCATAAAGACATGCAGCTGGAATTGCGCAGCACCTCGGTTCCAGAGCATGCGCAGGCTTTAATGGCTGGAGGCGGTAAGACTCAGGTGCCTTGCCTGCGTATCGAGCATGAGAGTGGTGAGGTTGAGTGGATGTATGAGTCAGACGACATAATCCGCTATTTAAGCTAG
- the adk gene encoding adenylate kinase, with amino-acid sequence MRLILLGGPGAGKGTQASFITEKFGIPQISTGDMLRAAVEAGTELGKEAKKIMDAGKLISDEIITGMVKERVQAADCANGYLLDGFPRTIPQADAMREFGIDVDFVVEISVDDAEIIKRMSGRRAHLASGRTYHVLYNPPKVEGLDDVTGEPLVQRDDDQEETVRKRLDVYHAQTEPLIGYYQSFAASGEENAPRYVQIEGVGSVESIRHNILTALESK; translated from the coding sequence ATGCGACTCATTCTTCTTGGTGGACCAGGTGCTGGCAAAGGTACACAAGCCTCATTTATTACCGAAAAATTCGGTATCCCGCAGATTTCAACCGGCGACATGCTGCGCGCGGCCGTAGAGGCAGGCACCGAGCTTGGTAAAGAAGCCAAGAAGATCATGGATGCCGGCAAACTCATTTCAGATGAAATTATCACCGGCATGGTGAAAGAGCGCGTACAGGCAGCTGATTGTGCTAATGGCTATCTACTCGATGGCTTCCCACGCACCATCCCACAAGCCGACGCGATGCGAGAATTTGGTATTGACGTAGACTTCGTGGTCGAAATCAGTGTTGACGATGCCGAAATCATCAAACGCATGAGCGGGCGTCGTGCGCACTTAGCGTCCGGTCGCACATATCACGTTTTGTACAACCCACCCAAAGTAGAAGGGCTAGATGACGTGACTGGCGAACCACTGGTTCAACGCGATGATGATCAGGAGGAAACCGTCCGCAAACGCTTAGATGTGTACCACGCGCAAACCGAACCCTTGATTGGCTACTATCAATCCTTTGCTGCGAGCGGCGAAGAGAACGCACCACGTTATGTTCAAATCGAAGGGGTTGGTAGTGTTGAATCGATTCGTCACAATATCCTAACGGCCTTAGAGAGCAAGTAG
- a CDS encoding AMP-dependent synthetase/ligase → MSVISPKIYLQHPDDALTQHEGLDIINCHDAATLDQLFRERVRRSPNKVAYEQFSPTEARWVPHTWSQIATQVERWQVAFRDAGLSKGDRVGICYRNSIEWVIFDQAALRLGLVVVPLYTADRADNVAYVIGNAGARLVLFETQQVWDSVAATDEDVSCVETVLVMDGEATGKAHLVGDWLPEHGSHLERGMAEPDDLASIVYTSGTTGRPKGVMLSHRNMLSNAYSGMRSVALTPHDHLLSFLPLSHTLERTVGYYAALMSAAKVSFNRSIPELADDLQVCQPTVLISVPRIFERVHNKIYSGLADRSRFAQWLFDTAIEVGWRRFEHQQGLRGWHPSLLLHALTDRLVARKVRAQLGGKLRYVIVGGAPLSTSVAKTFISLGVTLLQGYGLTESSPVVSVNTLERNRPDSIGMLLRGVAAKLMEGNELWVRGENVMMGYWSNPEATRQVIVNDGDERWLRTGDCASIDVDGFVRITGRIKDILVLANGEKVPPSDIESAIKRDPLFEQVLVLGEGKSFLTALVCLSADLSVALCDDRGWDSNNWQTPEQQEYLVQKIAAQMEDFPGYAKVRKVAVSDSEWTVDNGLLTPTLKVKRVAVMREFSDQIDALYSGHGVHGA, encoded by the coding sequence GTGTCTGTTATTAGTCCCAAAATTTACCTCCAGCATCCAGACGATGCACTGACCCAGCATGAAGGGCTGGACATCATCAATTGCCATGATGCGGCCACCCTTGATCAGTTGTTTCGTGAGCGAGTACGACGCAGTCCCAATAAAGTCGCTTACGAGCAGTTTTCACCGACTGAGGCACGCTGGGTGCCGCATACTTGGTCACAGATTGCTACACAGGTTGAACGGTGGCAAGTGGCGTTCAGGGATGCCGGTTTAAGCAAAGGCGACCGGGTGGGAATTTGTTATCGTAATAGTATTGAATGGGTGATTTTTGACCAAGCGGCATTACGTTTGGGTCTGGTGGTGGTGCCGCTGTATACCGCGGATCGCGCTGACAACGTGGCCTATGTGATTGGCAATGCCGGTGCACGTCTGGTGTTGTTTGAAACTCAGCAAGTTTGGGACTCTGTGGCGGCAACGGACGAAGATGTCAGTTGCGTTGAAACTGTGCTGGTGATGGACGGAGAGGCAACTGGAAAAGCACACCTCGTCGGAGACTGGTTGCCTGAGCATGGCAGTCATCTTGAACGCGGTATGGCGGAACCGGATGACCTGGCATCCATTGTGTATACGTCTGGTACGACCGGTCGACCGAAAGGTGTGATGCTGTCACATCGCAATATGTTGTCGAACGCGTACAGTGGCATGCGCAGCGTGGCACTTACGCCGCACGACCATCTTTTGTCATTCTTGCCCCTGTCACATACGTTGGAGCGCACGGTTGGCTATTATGCGGCGCTAATGAGTGCGGCTAAGGTGTCGTTTAATCGGTCGATCCCTGAGCTTGCCGATGATTTGCAAGTATGCCAGCCAACAGTGCTGATTTCTGTGCCACGCATTTTTGAGCGCGTACATAACAAAATTTACTCTGGCCTAGCAGATCGAAGTCGCTTTGCTCAATGGCTGTTTGACACGGCGATCGAGGTCGGCTGGCGTCGATTTGAGCACCAACAAGGCCTGCGAGGCTGGCACCCAAGCCTACTGCTTCACGCATTGACCGATCGTTTGGTGGCGCGCAAGGTGCGTGCCCAACTCGGCGGTAAACTGCGGTATGTGATTGTTGGTGGCGCGCCCCTGTCTACTTCGGTGGCCAAAACCTTTATCTCACTGGGTGTGACGTTGCTGCAAGGCTACGGATTGACCGAATCCAGTCCGGTAGTGAGTGTAAACACCTTGGAGCGAAATCGACCCGATTCCATCGGCATGCTATTGCGCGGCGTCGCCGCCAAGCTAATGGAGGGCAATGAGCTTTGGGTTCGAGGCGAAAATGTCATGATGGGTTATTGGTCGAATCCGGAGGCCACACGACAGGTCATTGTTAACGATGGGGATGAGCGTTGGCTTCGAACGGGTGATTGTGCCTCTATTGATGTTGATGGTTTTGTACGCATAACCGGTCGAATTAAAGATATTCTGGTGTTGGCGAACGGGGAAAAAGTGCCGCCAAGTGATATTGAGAGTGCAATTAAACGCGATCCGTTATTCGAGCAAGTATTAGTGCTGGGTGAAGGTAAATCGTTTCTGACCGCGCTGGTCTGTTTAAGCGCCGATCTATCTGTGGCGCTTTGTGACGATCGAGGCTGGGATTCGAATAACTGGCAGACGCCTGAGCAACAAGAATATCTCGTGCAGAAGATCGCTGCGCAGATGGAAGACTTTCCAGGTTATGCCAAGGTGCGAAAAGTCGCCGTAAGCGATTCTGAATGGACCGTGGATAACGGCTTATTAACCCCAACACTCAAGGTCAAGCGAGTCGCAGTGATGCGTGAATTTTCAGACCAGATCGACGCCCTGTATTCTGGCCATGGAGTGCACGGCGCATGA
- a CDS encoding endonuclease I family protein — MIRLVLALSATLLLVACEPFDTQATSTEYSTSPKSERDYALARSQFWRHVYPQDGVTLYCQQAFQTDARSGVNIEHVFPMSWATSALKCGKRKQCRGNSVEFNIIESDMHNLFPSRSDVNQARSSFRFGDVRGEKREFGRQCDFEVNSRARMAEPAPAVRGEVARAMFYMAHQYQDQGLLIFKKQARMLIAWHRADPPSDAEHRRNDIIAKIQGNRNPFIDRPDYLEQLYREGYFDGGR; from the coding sequence ATGATCCGTCTGGTTTTGGCCCTGTCGGCCACCCTATTGTTAGTCGCTTGTGAACCATTCGATACTCAGGCTACGTCCACTGAGTACAGCACGTCACCAAAAAGCGAGCGTGACTACGCGCTGGCACGCTCGCAGTTCTGGCGTCATGTGTACCCGCAAGACGGCGTCACGTTGTATTGTCAGCAAGCATTTCAAACCGATGCGCGTAGCGGAGTGAACATTGAGCATGTTTTCCCGATGTCTTGGGCGACGTCAGCACTGAAGTGTGGCAAGCGCAAACAATGCCGTGGCAACAGTGTTGAGTTCAATATTATCGAGTCTGACATGCACAATTTGTTTCCATCGCGCAGTGACGTGAACCAAGCTCGTTCAAGTTTTCGATTCGGGGACGTACGCGGCGAAAAGCGTGAATTTGGTCGTCAGTGTGATTTTGAAGTCAATAGCCGAGCCCGCATGGCCGAGCCTGCGCCAGCCGTGCGTGGCGAAGTAGCCCGAGCGATGTTTTACATGGCGCATCAGTATCAAGATCAAGGGCTGCTAATTTTCAAGAAACAGGCTCGCATGTTAATAGCGTGGCATCGTGCTGATCCACCGAGCGATGCCGAGCATCGTCGTAATGATATAATCGCTAAAATACAAGGTAATCGAAACCCGTTTATTGACCGGCCGGATTACCTTGAACAGCTGTACCGGGAAGGGTACTTTGATGGTGGCCGCTAG